The Bdellovibrio sp. GT3 genome contains the following window.
ATCAAACTCAGAAACTCGAGTAAGAATGCGCAACATACGTGTTGCGCATTTTTTATTTGCGTACAAAGCGGACGGGCTGCAAAACTATAATATCTTCGCAATCATGGACTCCATAAGATGACTTCTTGTGACGCAGCTGATACCGTGAATTGACATGAAAACATTGAGCCCGGTGGTTGTCGATAATATCAATTTGGATTTCTGCCGTCGTAGCAAAGCTGCGGCCGTAGGCTTTACCGTCGTGTTTGGCATCTTGTTGATTAAACCCATTGCAACCTCTCCGGAGTTTTCCCTTCTCCATCAATTGGCCGCAGGAATCGGATTTCTCTGCAGTCTGACGCGTTTGTTTTTCGCCATTAAAATCAGCCGTGGTGGATTTAAAATCATGTATCGCTGGGGTAAGATACACGCCGGTATCATCGTTGTAGCTACGACCTGTATGAGTGTTTTATGTTCTTTGGGTTTTTGGGATCCGCAAAACTCTGATTCAAAAATATTTGTCACTTCGTTTATCGTCAGTGCCATTATGGCAGGTTCCGCCACTTCGCTGGCACTGAAACCACGCATCTCGTTTTATTTCCTTTTCATGGTTGGGATTGTTCCCGGAATGCTTTTGGCATTTTCCAATCATCAAGGGGAGCTTCCTTACGGCATCTGGACGATTTTCGTTTTCACTTTCGTTGTGTATGTTTACGGAAACTCCCGCGAGTTTTTCCAAAGCATGGTGGCCAGGTATGAAACAGAAGAAGCACTGAATATTGAAAAACAGAATCTGACTTTCGCAATCCAGCAGTTGAAAAGCACCCAGGATGAATTGTTGAATCAAAAGTCCCGTGCTGAATATTCGGCAAAGCTGGCTTCATTGGGTGAGATGGCCGGGGGCATAGCCCACGAAATCAACACACCTCTGAATGTGATATTACTCTCCGCTGAACAACAGATGGAGCTTATGGACGATTCGGAGATCAACAAACCGCTGATGAAAGAGTCGATTGAGAAAGTTCAGTCCACCACCAATCGTATTGCTGCCATTGTGCGCGGTCTTCGCACCTTTGCCCGGGATGGCGCCAAGGATCCTATTGAGCCGGTTCCGTTGCAGATGTTGATCGATAACACCTTGTCGCTATGCTATGAAAAATTCAAACTCAACAATGTGGATCTGCGTCTTCCACCAGTGACTGATCTGGTGTTGCATTGTCGACCGGTGCAAATATCACAGGTTCTTTTGAATTTATTGAATAATGCTTTTGAGGCGATTCGCGAACTTCCGGAAAAGTGGATTGCCATTGAAATTAAAGATCTTGGTGAAATCATTGAAATTCGTATTACTGACAGCGGCAGCGGAATTCCTGCTGAAATCCAAGCGGAAATCTTCAGACCCTTTTATACGACGAAAGAGATCGGTAAAGGGACGGGCCTGGGCCTTAGTATCTCAAGGGGTTTGATCGAAGCTCATCATGGGCAATTGTTTTTGGATACCAATCACCAGCAAACGAGTTTTGTGATTCATTTGCCAAAATAGTTTTGCAGGCCCAGCGTTTAAAGTTAATTAAGAGCGTGCTTAACCATATCCAAAAGTTCGGTCCGGTTGACGGGTTTTAATATAAAGCCCACGCAATTGGGATTTTTACGTAGTTCGTCCTCGTCGCCGCCAACATAGCCCGAGATAAACATGACGGGTGTCTTGGTTTCTGCTGTGGAGCTGATTCTTTTTAACAGTTCAAAGCCATCGCAAACGGGCATACGAATGTCACTGATGATTAAGTTCGGTTTCCAGGATTTGAGCTTCTCAAACCCAACGGAACCATTTTCCGCCAAGGCCACTTCGTAGTCCGCTTTGGTCAGGAAGTAAGAGATAAGGTCGCGCAGATCTTTTTCGTCATCAACGATGAGTATTTTTTGTTTCACTGACTCTGGGCTCCTTAGGATACTTTGTATAAAATAATACTCGCAGATTTGTCCAGCTAAGTCCCAGAGATGAACCCAACATTAAGGCGATGTAACATAAGTGTGTTTGGTGGTCTAGGCTAGCGTTGACTGTCTGTGAACTGAAAGTCACAGTGTTTGCATATGGCAAAAGCATCAACGACAGAAGTTTTCAACTGCACCCCAGAGCAATTCTTTAAAATCATTTCTGATTACGACAAATACCATGAGTTTTTAGCAGAAGTGAAACAATGCAAAGTCCTTAAAACCGAAGGCAATCGTAAATTGGTTGAATACAACGTTGCGGTTGTAAAAACCTTTAAATACTCCCTTTGGATGACAGAAACTGCTCCAAGCAGCATCACTTGGGAATTCGCCTCTGGAGACATGTTTAAAACTTCAGTGGGTTCCTGGAAACTTCAGGATGAAGCTGGTAAAACACGCGCCACATATTCTGTGGAAGCGACTTTCAATATGTTTGTGCCAGGTCCTATTGCCAACGCCTTGGTCAGTGTAAATCTGCCAAACATGATGAGCTCTTATCATAAGCGAGTGAAACAGTTGTATGGCGTCTGATTCCGGCTCCAAGAAAGATGACAAAGAATCTCCAGCGGACTTTAAAGGTCTTCTGGGTGACACGGTAAAAAAAGTTTTTACCGCGGGTGTCTCTGCCGCTTTTATGAGCGAAGAGGGGCTTAAATCTTATCTTTCTGAATTGAAGCTGCCGAAAGAGGCATTGAATCTGCTGATTCAAGGTGCAAACAAATCCAAAGATGAAATCACCCAGCGTGTGACCAAAGAGGTTGTGGGAATTATTCAGAAGATCGACTTTGTGAAGGAATTTTCCAAGTTCGCGGAAACGCATAAATTTAAAATCACTGCCGAGATCGATATCATTAAAAAAGACTCCGGCAAAAGTAAGCCCACTGACGAAGCCTAGACCTAAATCCGTCTCAAGTTGAGAAAAATCAGACCGATAAGAGTGTCATGATGGAAACAGAAATCCTGACATTCATATCGGTTTTGCTTTTTTGTTTTTGCTGCCGCCAACTGATTCATTCAGTGGTTCAGCCGATTCCTCTTTTGGCTTCCGAAAGACCTTACGCACATCGCGCCATGCAACTTGGCAAGGGCTATAAAATTATGGCTTGGGCTTTGATGACTTCGGTCTTTATGGTCGGTACCGCTGTGTCATTTTATCAGGTGTTTACAACAATCTGATTCCTGTGTTTGACTGGGTGAGGAGGTGTTTGTGAGCTCCTTTTCCACTGTCAATCCTGCTACGGGTGAGCAATTAAAAAAATTCGAACACGTCACCTGGGATCAGGCCGAGCTGATGATCCTGGATGCAAAAAATGATTTCAACCAATGGCGCAAATTCAGTTTCCTGGAGCGCTCGAAAGTCCTTAACAATCTTGCCGCAAGTCTACGTAATCACAGTGACGATCTGGCATTGCAGATGCATTTGGAGATGGGGAAGCTGATCCCGGAAGGAAAGGCCGAAGTTGAAAAATGCGCGGTCACCTGTGAGTACTATGCCAAAGAGGCGCCAGGGATGTTGCGCAATCAAAGCAGTGGTTCCCCCTATCAAAGTGCCGAAGTCAGTTTTCAACCCTTGGGTGTGATTTTTAGTATCATGCCGTGGAATTTTCCCTTGTGGCAGGTGATTCGCTTTGCAGCCCCGGCCTTGATGGCGGGGAATGTGATTATTTTAAAACACGCGGATTTAACCGCCGGGGTTTCAGAAAAGATCGGGCAGATTTTTAAAGATCTGGTTCCGGGTCTGGTGCTGCTGCGCAATTGTCAGGCGGATCACTCCGTCGCAGAAAAAATTATCTCTCACCCTCTGGTTCGCGGTGTGACTTTCACCGGCAGCACTGAAGGGGGCCGTTC
Protein-coding sequences here:
- a CDS encoding sensor histidine kinase — encoded protein: MKTLSPVVVDNINLDFCRRSKAAAVGFTVVFGILLIKPIATSPEFSLLHQLAAGIGFLCSLTRLFFAIKISRGGFKIMYRWGKIHAGIIVVATTCMSVLCSLGFWDPQNSDSKIFVTSFIVSAIMAGSATSLALKPRISFYFLFMVGIVPGMLLAFSNHQGELPYGIWTIFVFTFVVYVYGNSREFFQSMVARYETEEALNIEKQNLTFAIQQLKSTQDELLNQKSRAEYSAKLASLGEMAGGIAHEINTPLNVILLSAEQQMELMDDSEINKPLMKESIEKVQSTTNRIAAIVRGLRTFARDGAKDPIEPVPLQMLIDNTLSLCYEKFKLNNVDLRLPPVTDLVLHCRPVQISQVLLNLLNNAFEAIRELPEKWIAIEIKDLGEIIEIRITDSGSGIPAEIQAEIFRPFYTTKEIGKGTGLGLSISRGLIEAHHGQLFLDTNHQQTSFVIHLPK
- a CDS encoding type II toxin-antitoxin system RatA family toxin, whose amino-acid sequence is MAKASTTEVFNCTPEQFFKIISDYDKYHEFLAEVKQCKVLKTEGNRKLVEYNVAVVKTFKYSLWMTETAPSSITWEFASGDMFKTSVGSWKLQDEAGKTRATYSVEATFNMFVPGPIANALVSVNLPNMMSSYHKRVKQLYGV
- a CDS encoding response regulator; this encodes MKQKILIVDDEKDLRDLISYFLTKADYEVALAENGSVGFEKLKSWKPNLIISDIRMPVCDGFELLKRISSTAETKTPVMFISGYVGGDEDELRKNPNCVGFILKPVNRTELLDMVKHALN